The Pungitius pungitius chromosome 8, fPunPun2.1, whole genome shotgun sequence genome has a window encoding:
- the mrps16 gene encoding 28S ribosomal protein S16, mitochondrial, giving the protein MVHVSSLLLKNYHGGYVVIRLALAGHKQANRPFYRIVAAYNKRARDGKYIEQLGTYDPLPNIYNEKLVSFNFDRIKYWIGCGAHPTKPISKLLGLAGFFPLHPMTITEAERQRAQTEPIATGPEDDLHDGQKEAEV; this is encoded by the exons ATGGTTCATGTAT CATCTCTCCTGCTTAAGAATTACCACGGAGGTTACGTTGTCATCCGATTGGCTCTCGCAGGCCACAAACAAGCCAACAGACCTTTTTATCGAATCGTGGCAGCTTATAACAAAAGGGCAAGAGATGGAAAATACATAGAGCAGCTGGGCACCTACGACCCCCTCCCCAACATCTACAATGAGAAACTTGTCAGCTTCAACTTCGACCGAATCAAGTACTGGATCGGCTGCGGCGCACACCCTACAAAGCCAATTTCTAAACTTCTAG GGTTGGCAGGATTTTTCCCTCTGCACCCAATGACGATAACAGAGGCAGAGCGTCAGAGAGCACAAACTGAGCCGATAGCAACAGGACCCGAAGATGATCTACATGATGGACAGAAGGAGGCTGAAGTGTGA